The Magallana gigas chromosome 6, xbMagGiga1.1, whole genome shotgun sequence genome includes the window GGAGATATTGATCAATTATAGGTTATGCGAATCAGCCTCTCGTAACCCACAGTATTGCTGTTATAACGTTTGGAAAAGATGTTAATATCGTGCAAAACTTCTCTGATGATTACAATACTATCTTACACTTACTAGGTAAGAGTAAATAACAATTAATATACCATGTTTGAATGACAATCATTTTAACATAAAGACATTGTAGCAATGTGAGTAATGATATTAGTTTTAACTCTATTTCCCGTATATATGCTTACTGTTTTACCGATTTTGACCGATTTCAGATGACACAGTATGTGAGGGACCATCACAGTTAGGCAAAGCCCTGGAAGTAGCTATAAACGTCTTCAATACTAGTAATTGAACTCACACACCaactattttaaaacaacatattttactttttgtgtaaaTTGCAGAATTCAGGAGTGTTTATTTGACTGAGTtgtattctttcttttttacctatacatgtaAGATCAATTCGAAAATAACGCTTTGATTTATAATCATCTGTTACCTTCTAATGATAAAATCGTTTTATCACCAGGTAATTTGTAATCTGTGTATCAGTGTTTTATCTAAATTAGCATTATCCATCAACCTCATTGCAAAATATATGGATTTACTTTACTACTCTTTTAGgtaactatatttttttaatttatactcTTTAAAAACTGCATATTTAAATCCATCCTAGGAGAAAATACAGGTCTGATTGGACCATTCTCCAATAGGAGAAGATTACTTATTATGTCTGGTGGACATGCAACCACTGAGGATTTTACAGAGGACAGCGAAAGAGATAAAGTATGTTTTAGCATCTTAATTCAGTAAATAATATACGGACCTTATCCGTTTTTCAGCATCTGATCAGTAATCTATGCAAATATTTGGGAGACAATTTATGAtcaatatggattttttttttttggggggggggggggggattaagatatcaataacagttttaaatgaaattttatttcagaaaatgagTATTCTACAATTAATAGGACATGTTTGCAAAGCATTACACATTGTGTGTGTACCGGTCGGTAGAGATCCAGACATGGtactggttattttttttaaatttacgaaaTATTTGACTTTGTTCGTGCATTTTTATTTGATCTGTgaataaagtttaacatagcGTAAATGAGTGGAAGTGTAGGTCATACCAGGACAATTGTTCTTCTTTACGTAGTGTTTCTTGGGCTCAATTGCATATTCATCAAAATGTGGAAAACTGTTAAACATTGACGAGGCTGCACAGTTTGCAAGATATTCAACAAATATGGTAATTTGGTTTATATGTACAAGTATcctttgaaattgaaatttattttttttaaacaataaagaaagtgATTATTCAACGAATAGATACTATATATTCCAATGCTTTTAAAAGGTAATCGCTTCTCAAATAATTGGCAAAATGCCAACAGCTGATTATTCTCTGGATGATGTAACAGCAGCTGTGTTGTCAATAGGAGGACCAGGACTCACAACAGAGAcagatttggtaaaaaaaaaaatacttgtttcTTACATACAATGATCCGATTCTTACAgtgtaaaatattattttaccttAGATTTGAAGACGTTGATACATATTCAGTTTAGCTGGCTAACCTTATTCATGCGTGAGGTTCTAAGATAAATAATGTCGTTTTGGTCATGGTAAGACTGTTGACATTGAGCGTTTCTacctttttaataaaactgcAACATTAGCTCTCCTTAAATAGAGAGAACATGTTATATTACACATTTCATTGTCTGCAGAACATTTAatgaggctgggtggtcaacaaaattAACTTTGGGTtttctttgggtttactctgggtccactcttgTTAACCTAAAGTAAACACATAGTAAACcccgaaagtaaacccagaattcagttggggtttactttctgtaagtttgggtctgatcggtactgcaGCAAAATCAAATGACCTGCTGTTTCAGGTATATACAGATCACTGCATTTTTACTTCAACAGAGCGATATATACGAGATATTGGTAAATAGACAAGCATATCAGATGAATTTCTACTCATGGGACAACATCGAAAGTGATTTACACGGCGAGAGGGATTCTAGGCTCCCACCTATAGGAACACGCGTTCGAAGAGGACATAATTGGCCATATTTTGGACAAGACTCTGATGCTTGTGGAACGGTTGTTGGACATAGAACTGATAGTTAGtataatatttagaaaataatgaGGTATACATGtctattttgaatgaaattaaacccaaaaaaaagatttttaccgCAAACAACtcttctttattatttatttcattttgatttatcgaaataaaacaCACCACAGAGTTCTTAATAACCAGTTCATATTCAGGTAACAAAAGCTAGATAGATAATGAAATGACTTAATATCTTTACCGATACAATATGACCCACTTTTTTGTATCCAATGAACTGTTAAGTATTCCATTTTGAATTCATGCACATATTATGGACGATTAAATATTTGCTTGTTAGTTTGAAGGGATGAAAATGGGAAATTTTACttattgaattgaaatattatcaacaaaaaccTATGTGTGTGTGCGTTTAATGGAGTGTAATTGAATTATTACAGACCATAACGTCTCTGTTGAATGGGATACTAGCATGATATTCCCTTACCACTATGACACTGATGGTTTTGATCAAGCATCCCATGTTGTCGTCTGTGACGAACCTAGAATTCTATTACAAAGAGAGAAGATTGCCGTAGGCTGTCTTGTTCAAAGAGGTTAACTTCAACCCTTTAACATATAACCATTGCATTATTAAGTTATGATGAAGATTACCAATTATCTACATATGGCGAGTGGTTTCATTGTAAGCTTTACATGTATCACTCAGGTCCAGACTGGAAGTGGTTTGACCAAGATGGTGGTGAGGGTAATATTGGATCGGTGTATAGGGTGAAAGACGACAAGACTGTCCATGTAATGTCACTAGAATAGTATACACTAGATAAGTATAATGTAGTTTACTTGCTAAAATTCGTATAATTCTTAAGCAACATACACTACATAAGAATGTTAGTACATGTTGTAGCAACGTAAATATGTATGCTCTAGATAGAAATATTACTAATACACCAATACATGAAAGcagaaataatagaaaaaagtaTATCAAGGTTAAGCTTATGCAAGTTAAGACTGATAATATCTTATATCAGCAGcgttaaaggggaaggaaactaaaaatGTGTTATACGATAAATCAATTAATGATCATCTACTTTAattgtaaatcgtatttatCTTCATTAAAAACTAcagaacaatgaataaatcaagaaaatcgaTCACTTGATAGAAATTTCCTTCCGCTATGGGAGCTGCcatttaactttaatttatgacgtcacaccaaTTATTCGGTTTAATTtgtttcatgatattttctctAAGCATTCTAAATGATaagttcttaaaatattaaaacaatagcGATTTGAGACTGTTCTTTAAGTTTTGATTTCTTTCTAATTGACACCATAGTCAAAAAGTATCGTAGAAATTGTGTGATGTCGTTATTTCAGCATTGTAGTTCCGACTTTCGAGAATGTACTTTAAACATCCCaattacaatttataaaatacttatttagtTAGCGGAGAACTTGACTTGGAATAAGAATTTACTCGGtaattttcaacttttcaaCTTCAAATGATAACAGATTAACAACtgtcatttatttaacaaaaaatgcaCATATTTATGcatacgtgtatatatatatatatatatatatatatatatatatatatatatatatatatatatatatatatatatatatatatatatgcaaattgATTTTAGATTGACGTGTGGACCTAAACATCTTATCAACTTTGTTCAATCGATTATTTGAGTAacaaaaaggcataaaacaGCGCTTTATTCAAAGCtttgtgtacattgtatatgtacactaaaccggaatagatggtgtcacatcaaaataattatatttttttgtttttaatacaaaagagcTCTACGTCATGGCAGCCTCCAGTAAATACGATTTCTCTTACTACAAACGTCCATTAAAGCTTAATTAGGTAGTTTATTTTCAATACAGCATGACCACATtatcaatacaaataaaatatgattttgactTTCCTCCCCCTTTAACACGATAAAGATAAATATTAATCATCAATGATATTTGAATCCCTTTTTTGTTGAGTATTTATTGCAATGGTGGAGTGTTtaattgtatttgtttaaaataccaTCATAAATGATTAATATACTTAATTATTAACAATGTTTTGCATTTGAAGCAactaatgaatttataaaaattaaattacatggATATggatatttcttaattttggaTTGCTTTTTAAAGCAACTTAATTATTTTACAGGTACGATGGCCTAATGGTAAAAAAAGTAACTACAGATTTGGATATGATGGAAATTATGATGTTTCATTATGGTTTgttaatgattaaatattaaattaacaaaTACTAAAATACATATCAACCTACTTACATACGTAGTCCTCTTCATGCTGATTAACACATAAGGCCGTTACCAGGGATCTCCATGTTGGTCTGTCCTGAGACCATCTTTGAACCTGTCCCCGTGTCCAGTTGTTCTCCTTCATTTCCTTGTACTCTGATATATGATAGTCTCTTTGGTCTTCCTGTCTTTCTCTTTCCAGTTGGTGTCCACCTCATTGCAACCCTTATGATTGAAATTGGGTGCATTCTACATACATGTCCAATCCATTGCCACTATCTTTTACTTATAACCTGGGGTAGCGGAATGGTGTTGGTTCTGGTGCATAACTCTTCATTGGAGATGGTGTTTGGCAAGAAGATGCACAGTAATCTGCAATGACATCTGGTCTAGAAGGTGTCGATCTTGTTCGAGATAGCTTTCGTCACTTTCCAAGATTAAGCACCATATAGGAAGACCCCAAGCACATTACTCTTGAAGATactgattttgttgtttatgcTGATCTTAGCTGAACTCCAGATGTTTTGCAGTGGAGCGTATGCTCCTGTGGCCTTAGAAATTCGAGCCAGGACATCAGCCATCGAGTCCTCATCTGTAGTGATTTTGCTTCCTAGATACACAAAATATGGGACTTCTTCAATATTTGtaacaaatttaataataatacatatcaacaataatatattaaaaatgaggATTATACTGGGGTTTAATCGGAGCTTAAAGATCTAGCGATTTTTCttatcactttttttaaaaatctgcttgTCCACTTGCCCATTCAATTGTTCCTTGTTTTAAATGTTATCGGTCCTGCAttggttttaaattaatacGCTAGCAAGAATGATGAAAGTTCGAGTTTGATAATATCATAATTCTCTTTGAATAGATTAAGAAGCCACTTTCAGGGGAGAAAAGTCCAgatttaaacacaaaatattataaaaggaCAACTATATGATATCCCACGCAAGTGCGGGAATCAACACTTTACATTgaccatatattttttttttcaatttcgtaTCTACTGtgtcttagtttttttttcttcttttttattctttaaaattgaaattaaaaaaaaaatgcatagcTGGATATTTAGCTGAGGGATGAGAAATCTAAGCTGTAttggatatatacatgtacatgattttaattctttttgttgCAGCTGAGTGGAaactaattatataatattaatgatttttttttaaacgagtGGGTATTTAGAACGTCATTTTGTTCTTTAGGTcaaattttaatacaatttttatcaCAGCCCAAAATGAGAATATCAGATAAAAGACattcattatttattcatatacTCTTGGAACACAAtctgttttttttgtttaaaaattaatgccTTATGTTTACTATCAATCTGTCGtggtattaaaatatatgaaatttaaaaaaccgcTAGTGAATGCATactaatttacatttttttaaccaaagttATCATATCCAAAGTGTCTGCCCGATGGTTGACTCGCCCAACACTTCCGCCAAagtgtaaattacatgtagtcaAAAAGCGTTCCTGTGCATCCCTTTAtggaaaataaatgttttcgaTCAAACTAAAATCGCATCAAATGGTTCCATTTTACTTGTaggcttttaaaaaatattacgtTTAATacttatcaggtaaaattcaaCTACATTGTATAGCTTATGGATATCATATAACACGTGGAATATCAAAGGTGTACTGTAAGCAGTTACATGTAGGCTGGTGTTGGCATTTTTTAGTTCATTGGCCAAAAGTCTTAAGTTATAAGTATAGATGATCGACGCATTTATTTGTcgaatagaaaattaaataaaagtaaataaatatttggcaAAGAAGTACCTGCAAggatcaaaattgaatttaacaTTAAACGGATATAAATTAGGTAGCATAAAAAGTAACAAGTAatcatatgaatttttaaatagaaacCGTATAGTTTTTAAGAATTATGTATTTTTAGAGTTAATAAAATTAGTTATTGCTGTTCAGGTTAGCAAAGTGACCATGGACaatgctttatttatttttaacagtgATCCTTTTGACGAAAAAATAATGAGAAGAATGAAAGAACAACGAAATGACTGGCGCAAAAATAATGCACAAATGGTGGCTTCAAATGATGGCAAGTGTTAATTAAACTTACAtaatgattgaaaataaatgtagtgCATGTAATCAACTTTCAAAACGATCCCGTATATTTTATTTCTCACATATAAATAATGTGTCTATTATCAAGGGATGATTACAACAATCTCgttaattttttctaaatattatcATACCccttatataataataaaaatgggTTTCTAGCCCACCTGAAGATTCCCGAtagtaagcttttctgatcacctgttgtctaTTGTCAGTTCTTCCGTCTGTCTCCcctccgtctgtctgtctgtctgtctgtctgtaaacatACTTTCAGTTAAGGACGCCAACATTAGTTTTTATTGCGCGTGTTCAATTTAAATCaagtgtatttatatttttttttgatacacaaaataaataatatacagataaaaaa containing:
- the LOC105344996 gene encoding uncharacterized protein, which encodes MEQREKGSVPVVLLLDISNSVKGEAFSQMKEAFVSLIQGYANQPLVTHSIAVITFGKDVNIVQNFSDDYNTILHLLDDTVCEGPSQLGKALEVAINVFNTRENTGLIGPFSNRRRLLIMSGGHATTEDFTEDSERDKKMSILQLIGHVCKALHIVCVPVGRDPDMCFLGSIAYSSKCGKLLNIDEAAQFARYSTNMVIASQIIGKMPTADYSLDDVTAAVLSIGGPGLTTETDLSDIYEILVNRQAYQMNFYSWDNIESDLHGERDSRLPPIGTRVRRGHNWPYFGQDSDACGTVVGHRTDNHNVSVEWDTSMIFPYHYDTDGFDQASHVVVCDEPRILLQREKIAVGCLVQRGPDWKWFDQDGGEGNIGSVYRVKDDKTVHVRWPNGKKSNYRFGYDGNYDVSLCDPFDEKIMRRMKEQRNDWRKNNAQMVASNDGKC